From Sparus aurata chromosome 9, fSpaAur1.1, whole genome shotgun sequence, a single genomic window includes:
- the prpf40a gene encoding pre-mRNA-processing factor 40 homolog A isoform X7 has translation MMGPPGIPPHFPPIGMPPMGQRPPSMTPMPPGIIPPGIMPPMGAPPMGQVSMMPGMMPPMMPGMMMPPRMPAAAVQPTGPPGVDSTAAAPGTASTTNGSPQEDQPKKKSLWTEHKSLDGKTYYYNTETKQSTWEKPEDLKSPAEQMLGKCPWKEYKSDTGKPYYYNSQTKESRWTKPKELEDLEAMIKAEENGTAEAVAPGTTAAPAVQADITATMATVMEAETATAVSEEHLSQAAVHHTAEVKTADAPVVSSESSIATEAAASVEVVKEERPELQKKTYKWNTKEEAKQAFKELLKEKGVSSNSSWEQAMKMIINDPRYSALPKLSEKKQAFNAYKVQTEKEEKEEARIKYKESKETFQRFLENHEKMTSTTRYNFFCSHVVKSSALEMMQTTFKLKAEQMFCEQEVWSCVPERDRLEIYEDVLFYLAKKEKEQAKQLRKRNWEALKNILDNMANVTYRTTWSEAQQYLLDNPTFAEDEELQNMDKEDALICFEEHIRALEKEEEEEKQKTLLRERRRQRKNREAFQKFLDELHDHGQLHSMSAWMEMYPTLSSDIRFANMLGQPGKAAGSTPLDLFKFYVEDLKARYHDEKRIIKDILKDKGFLVEVNTSFEDFGSVISSDKRATTLDAGNIKLAFNSLLEKAEAREREREKEEARKMKRKEAAFKNMLKQATPPLEPENTWEGVRERFLKESAFEDVTLESERKRIFKDFMHVLEHECQHHHSKTKKHSKKSKKHHRKRSRSRSGSESEDEEYHKKKKRSQSKSPSERSSSGESERSYKKSKKHKKKGKKRRHKSASPDSDNDKKGRERDGKREKDLEKDKENDKSRGKSRSDSKQKSPKRKAPKEEGGWDTSGSELSEGELEKRRRTLLEQLDAP, from the exons ATG ATGGGACCACCAGGAATACCGCCTCATTTCCCTCCCATTGGAATGCCCCCTATGGGACAGCGACCGCCCAGCATGACTCCCATGCCTCCTGGTATTATTCCTCCAGGTATAATGCCACCAATGGGGGCACCGCCAATGGGACAGGTGAGCATG ATGCCAGGCATGATGCCACCTATGATGCCAGGGATGATGATGCCCCCTCGTATGCCAGCTGCGGCTGTACAACCAACGGGACCG CCTGGTGTTGACTCCACAG CTGCTGCACCTGGAACAGCT AGCACCACAAATGGATCTCCACAGGAAGACCAGCCAAAAAAG AAGTCCCTGTGGACAGAACACAAATCACTGGATGGGAAGACCTATTATTACAATACAGAGACGAAGCAGTCCACATGGGAGAAACCAGAGGACCTCAAATCTCCTGCAGAG CAAATGCTGGGTAAATGTCCCTGGAAGGAGTATAAGTCAGACACAGGAAAGCCTTATTATTACAACTCTCAGACGAAGGAGTCCAGATGGACCAAACCCAAAGAGCTGGAGGATCTGGAAG CTATGATCAAAGCAGAGGAAAATGG AACGGCAGAGGCAGTGGCTCCAGgcaccacagcagctccagcagtgcAAGCAGATATTACAGCCACTATGGCAACCGTAATGGAGGCGGAAACTGCAACAGCAGTCTCAGAGGAACACCTGTCTCAGGCGGCCGTGCATCACACAGCTGAGGTCAAGACTGCAGATGCACCTGTGGTGTCCTCAGAGAGCTCCATCGCCACTGAGGCCGCAGCCAG TGTTGAAGTCGTAAAGGAAGAACGACCAGAACTTCAGAAGAAAACTTACAAGTGGAACACGAAAGAAGAGGCCAAGCAGGCCTTCAAAGAGCTGCTGAAGGAGAAG GGTGTGTCCTCAAACTCCTCTTGGGAACAGGCTATGAAAATGATTATCAATGATCCTCGCTACAG TGCTCTTCCCAAACTGAGTGAGAAGAAACAGGCGTTCAATGCTTACAAGGTCCAAAcggagaaagaggaaaaagaggaggcCAGAATTAAATACAAGGAGTCCAAAGAGACCTTTCAGAGGTTCTTGGAGAACCACGAGAAGATGACATCTACCACCAGATACAA TTTCTTTTGTTCGCATGTAGTGAAGAGTTCAGCGCTGGAAATGATGCAGACaacatttaaatt GAAAGCAGAACAGATGTTTTGTGAGCAAGAGGTGTGGAGCTGTGtaccagagagagacagactggaGATCTATGAAGATGTGTTGTTCTACCTGGCTAAGAAGGAGAAG GAGCAAGCCAAGCAGCTTAGGAAGAGGAACTGGGAGGCtctgaaaaacattttggaCAACATGGCCAATGTCACATACCGCACCACCTGGTCTGAGGCTCAGCAGTACCTGCTAGACAATCCTACATTTGCAGAGGACGAGGAGCTACAAA ATATGGACAAAGAGGACGCTCTCATCTGTTTTGAGGAGCATATCCGGGCgctggagaaggaggaggaggaagagaaacagaagactCTTCTCAGAGAGAGGCGACGACAGCGCAAGAACAGAGAAGCCTTCCAG AAATTTCTGGATGAGCTCCACGACCATGGACAGCTCCACTCCATGTCAGCCTGGATGGAGATGTACCCGACACTGAGCTCAGACATACGCTTTGCCAACATGCTGGGCCAGCCGGGTAAGGCAGCAG GTTCAACTCCTCTGGATCTCTTCAAATTCTATGTGGAAGACTTGAAGGCCCGTTACCACGATGAAAAGAGGATCATTAAAGATATTCTCAAG GACAAAGGCTTTCTGGTGGAAGTCAACACCAGCTTCGAGGACTTTGGATCAGTCATCAGCTCAGACAAGAGGGCCACCACACTGGATGCAGGAAACATAAAACTGGCCTTCAATAGT ctcctggaaaaggcagaagccagagagagagagcgagagaaggaggaggccaggaagatgaagaggaaagaAGCGGCCTTTAAAAACATGCTGAAGCAAGCAACACCACCACTGGAGCCAGAAAATACTTGGGAGGGG GTCAGAGAGAGATTCTTAAAAGAATCCGCCTTTGAAGACGTGACTCTGGAGTCAGAGAGGAAAAGGATATTCAAAGACTTCATGCATGTCTTAGAG CATGAATGCCAACATCACCACTCCAAGACAAAGAAGCACTCGAAGAAGTCCAAGAAGCATCACAGGAAGCGATCTCGCTCCCGATCG GGCTCTGAGTCTGAGGATGAGGAATaccacaagaagaaaaagaggtcACAGTCCAAGTCTCCCTCTGAACGCTCGTCTAGTGGAGAATCTG AGAGAAGCTATAAAAAGTCCAAGAAGCACAAGAAGAAGGGCAAGAAGAGACGTCACAAGTCT GCATCGCCAGACTCCGACAATGACAAGAAGGGAAGAGAGCGCGATGGGAAGCGTGAAAAAGACCTAGAGAAGGATAAAGAGAACGACAAGTCTCGGGGGAAATCACGCTCGGACTCTAAACAGAAGTCTCCTAAAAGGAAAGCGCCAAAGGAGGAG ggcGGCTGGGATACGTCAGGCAGTGAGCTGAGTGAAGGAGAGCTGGAGAAAAGGAGAAGAACTTTACTGGAACAGCTGGATGCACCTTGA
- the prpf40a gene encoding pre-mRNA-processing factor 40 homolog A isoform X1, with translation MSSSEANNGPSQAPPYPGVPPSGIPPPFMGPPGIPPHFPPIGMPPMGQRPPSMTPMPPGIIPPGIMPPMGAPPMGQVSMMPGMMPPMMPGMMMPPRMPAAAVQPTGPPGVDSTAAAPGTASTTNGSPQEDQPKKKSLWTEHKSLDGKTYYYNTETKQSTWEKPEDLKSPAEQMLGKCPWKEYKSDTGKPYYYNSQTKESRWTKPKELEDLEAMIKAEENGTAEAVAPGTTAAPAVQADITATMATVMEAETATAVSEEHLSQAAVHHTAEVKTADAPVVSSESSIATEAAASVEVVKEERPELQKKTYKWNTKEEAKQAFKELLKEKGVSSNSSWEQAMKMIINDPRYSALPKLSEKKQAFNAYKVQTEKEEKEEARIKYKESKETFQRFLENHEKMTSTTRYNFFCSHVVKSSALEMMQTTFKLKAEQMFCEQEVWSCVPERDRLEIYEDVLFYLAKKEKEQAKQLRKRNWEALKNILDNMANVTYRTTWSEAQQYLLDNPTFAEDEELQNMDKEDALICFEEHIRALEKEEEEEKQKTLLRERRRQRKNREAFQKFLDELHDHGQLHSMSAWMEMYPTLSSDIRFANMLGQPGKAAGSTPLDLFKFYVEDLKARYHDEKRIIKDILKDKGFLVEVNTSFEDFGSVISSDKRATTLDAGNIKLAFNSLLEKAEAREREREKEEARKMKRKEAAFKNMLKQATPPLEPENTWEGVRERFLKESAFEDVTLESERKRIFKDFMHVLEHECQHHHSKTKKHSKKSKKHHRKRSRSRSGSESEDEEYHKKKKRSQSKSPSERSSSGESERSYKKSKKHKKKGKKRRHKSASPDSDNDKKGRERDGKREKDLEKDKENDKSRGKSRSDSKQKSPKRKAPKEEGGWDTSGSELSEGELEKRRRTLLEQLDAP, from the exons ATG TCTTCATCGGAGGCAAATAATGGCCCGAGCCAAGCGCCACCTTATCCAGGTGTACCGCCCTCAGGGATACCTCCCCCATTT ATGGGACCACCAGGAATACCGCCTCATTTCCCTCCCATTGGAATGCCCCCTATGGGACAGCGACCGCCCAGCATGACTCCCATGCCTCCTGGTATTATTCCTCCAGGTATAATGCCACCAATGGGGGCACCGCCAATGGGACAGGTGAGCATG ATGCCAGGCATGATGCCACCTATGATGCCAGGGATGATGATGCCCCCTCGTATGCCAGCTGCGGCTGTACAACCAACGGGACCG CCTGGTGTTGACTCCACAG CTGCTGCACCTGGAACAGCT AGCACCACAAATGGATCTCCACAGGAAGACCAGCCAAAAAAG AAGTCCCTGTGGACAGAACACAAATCACTGGATGGGAAGACCTATTATTACAATACAGAGACGAAGCAGTCCACATGGGAGAAACCAGAGGACCTCAAATCTCCTGCAGAG CAAATGCTGGGTAAATGTCCCTGGAAGGAGTATAAGTCAGACACAGGAAAGCCTTATTATTACAACTCTCAGACGAAGGAGTCCAGATGGACCAAACCCAAAGAGCTGGAGGATCTGGAAG CTATGATCAAAGCAGAGGAAAATGG AACGGCAGAGGCAGTGGCTCCAGgcaccacagcagctccagcagtgcAAGCAGATATTACAGCCACTATGGCAACCGTAATGGAGGCGGAAACTGCAACAGCAGTCTCAGAGGAACACCTGTCTCAGGCGGCCGTGCATCACACAGCTGAGGTCAAGACTGCAGATGCACCTGTGGTGTCCTCAGAGAGCTCCATCGCCACTGAGGCCGCAGCCAG TGTTGAAGTCGTAAAGGAAGAACGACCAGAACTTCAGAAGAAAACTTACAAGTGGAACACGAAAGAAGAGGCCAAGCAGGCCTTCAAAGAGCTGCTGAAGGAGAAG GGTGTGTCCTCAAACTCCTCTTGGGAACAGGCTATGAAAATGATTATCAATGATCCTCGCTACAG TGCTCTTCCCAAACTGAGTGAGAAGAAACAGGCGTTCAATGCTTACAAGGTCCAAAcggagaaagaggaaaaagaggaggcCAGAATTAAATACAAGGAGTCCAAAGAGACCTTTCAGAGGTTCTTGGAGAACCACGAGAAGATGACATCTACCACCAGATACAA TTTCTTTTGTTCGCATGTAGTGAAGAGTTCAGCGCTGGAAATGATGCAGACaacatttaaatt GAAAGCAGAACAGATGTTTTGTGAGCAAGAGGTGTGGAGCTGTGtaccagagagagacagactggaGATCTATGAAGATGTGTTGTTCTACCTGGCTAAGAAGGAGAAG GAGCAAGCCAAGCAGCTTAGGAAGAGGAACTGGGAGGCtctgaaaaacattttggaCAACATGGCCAATGTCACATACCGCACCACCTGGTCTGAGGCTCAGCAGTACCTGCTAGACAATCCTACATTTGCAGAGGACGAGGAGCTACAAA ATATGGACAAAGAGGACGCTCTCATCTGTTTTGAGGAGCATATCCGGGCgctggagaaggaggaggaggaagagaaacagaagactCTTCTCAGAGAGAGGCGACGACAGCGCAAGAACAGAGAAGCCTTCCAG AAATTTCTGGATGAGCTCCACGACCATGGACAGCTCCACTCCATGTCAGCCTGGATGGAGATGTACCCGACACTGAGCTCAGACATACGCTTTGCCAACATGCTGGGCCAGCCGGGTAAGGCAGCAG GTTCAACTCCTCTGGATCTCTTCAAATTCTATGTGGAAGACTTGAAGGCCCGTTACCACGATGAAAAGAGGATCATTAAAGATATTCTCAAG GACAAAGGCTTTCTGGTGGAAGTCAACACCAGCTTCGAGGACTTTGGATCAGTCATCAGCTCAGACAAGAGGGCCACCACACTGGATGCAGGAAACATAAAACTGGCCTTCAATAGT ctcctggaaaaggcagaagccagagagagagagcgagagaaggaggaggccaggaagatgaagaggaaagaAGCGGCCTTTAAAAACATGCTGAAGCAAGCAACACCACCACTGGAGCCAGAAAATACTTGGGAGGGG GTCAGAGAGAGATTCTTAAAAGAATCCGCCTTTGAAGACGTGACTCTGGAGTCAGAGAGGAAAAGGATATTCAAAGACTTCATGCATGTCTTAGAG CATGAATGCCAACATCACCACTCCAAGACAAAGAAGCACTCGAAGAAGTCCAAGAAGCATCACAGGAAGCGATCTCGCTCCCGATCG GGCTCTGAGTCTGAGGATGAGGAATaccacaagaagaaaaagaggtcACAGTCCAAGTCTCCCTCTGAACGCTCGTCTAGTGGAGAATCTG AGAGAAGCTATAAAAAGTCCAAGAAGCACAAGAAGAAGGGCAAGAAGAGACGTCACAAGTCT GCATCGCCAGACTCCGACAATGACAAGAAGGGAAGAGAGCGCGATGGGAAGCGTGAAAAAGACCTAGAGAAGGATAAAGAGAACGACAAGTCTCGGGGGAAATCACGCTCGGACTCTAAACAGAAGTCTCCTAAAAGGAAAGCGCCAAAGGAGGAG ggcGGCTGGGATACGTCAGGCAGTGAGCTGAGTGAAGGAGAGCTGGAGAAAAGGAGAAGAACTTTACTGGAACAGCTGGATGCACCTTGA
- the prpf40a gene encoding pre-mRNA-processing factor 40 homolog A isoform X2: protein MSSSEANNGPSQAPPYPGVPPSGIPPPFMGPPGIPPHFPPIGMPPMGQRPPSMTPMPPGIIPPGIMPPMGAPPMGQVSMMPGMMPPMMPGMMMPPRMPAAAVQPTGPPGVDSTAAAPGTASTTNGSPQEDQPKKSLWTEHKSLDGKTYYYNTETKQSTWEKPEDLKSPAEQMLGKCPWKEYKSDTGKPYYYNSQTKESRWTKPKELEDLEAMIKAEENGTAEAVAPGTTAAPAVQADITATMATVMEAETATAVSEEHLSQAAVHHTAEVKTADAPVVSSESSIATEAAASVEVVKEERPELQKKTYKWNTKEEAKQAFKELLKEKGVSSNSSWEQAMKMIINDPRYSALPKLSEKKQAFNAYKVQTEKEEKEEARIKYKESKETFQRFLENHEKMTSTTRYNFFCSHVVKSSALEMMQTTFKLKAEQMFCEQEVWSCVPERDRLEIYEDVLFYLAKKEKEQAKQLRKRNWEALKNILDNMANVTYRTTWSEAQQYLLDNPTFAEDEELQNMDKEDALICFEEHIRALEKEEEEEKQKTLLRERRRQRKNREAFQKFLDELHDHGQLHSMSAWMEMYPTLSSDIRFANMLGQPGKAAGSTPLDLFKFYVEDLKARYHDEKRIIKDILKDKGFLVEVNTSFEDFGSVISSDKRATTLDAGNIKLAFNSLLEKAEAREREREKEEARKMKRKEAAFKNMLKQATPPLEPENTWEGVRERFLKESAFEDVTLESERKRIFKDFMHVLEHECQHHHSKTKKHSKKSKKHHRKRSRSRSGSESEDEEYHKKKKRSQSKSPSERSSSGESERSYKKSKKHKKKGKKRRHKSASPDSDNDKKGRERDGKREKDLEKDKENDKSRGKSRSDSKQKSPKRKAPKEEGGWDTSGSELSEGELEKRRRTLLEQLDAP, encoded by the exons ATG TCTTCATCGGAGGCAAATAATGGCCCGAGCCAAGCGCCACCTTATCCAGGTGTACCGCCCTCAGGGATACCTCCCCCATTT ATGGGACCACCAGGAATACCGCCTCATTTCCCTCCCATTGGAATGCCCCCTATGGGACAGCGACCGCCCAGCATGACTCCCATGCCTCCTGGTATTATTCCTCCAGGTATAATGCCACCAATGGGGGCACCGCCAATGGGACAGGTGAGCATG ATGCCAGGCATGATGCCACCTATGATGCCAGGGATGATGATGCCCCCTCGTATGCCAGCTGCGGCTGTACAACCAACGGGACCG CCTGGTGTTGACTCCACAG CTGCTGCACCTGGAACAGCT AGCACCACAAATGGATCTCCACAGGAAGACCAGCCAAAAAAG TCCCTGTGGACAGAACACAAATCACTGGATGGGAAGACCTATTATTACAATACAGAGACGAAGCAGTCCACATGGGAGAAACCAGAGGACCTCAAATCTCCTGCAGAG CAAATGCTGGGTAAATGTCCCTGGAAGGAGTATAAGTCAGACACAGGAAAGCCTTATTATTACAACTCTCAGACGAAGGAGTCCAGATGGACCAAACCCAAAGAGCTGGAGGATCTGGAAG CTATGATCAAAGCAGAGGAAAATGG AACGGCAGAGGCAGTGGCTCCAGgcaccacagcagctccagcagtgcAAGCAGATATTACAGCCACTATGGCAACCGTAATGGAGGCGGAAACTGCAACAGCAGTCTCAGAGGAACACCTGTCTCAGGCGGCCGTGCATCACACAGCTGAGGTCAAGACTGCAGATGCACCTGTGGTGTCCTCAGAGAGCTCCATCGCCACTGAGGCCGCAGCCAG TGTTGAAGTCGTAAAGGAAGAACGACCAGAACTTCAGAAGAAAACTTACAAGTGGAACACGAAAGAAGAGGCCAAGCAGGCCTTCAAAGAGCTGCTGAAGGAGAAG GGTGTGTCCTCAAACTCCTCTTGGGAACAGGCTATGAAAATGATTATCAATGATCCTCGCTACAG TGCTCTTCCCAAACTGAGTGAGAAGAAACAGGCGTTCAATGCTTACAAGGTCCAAAcggagaaagaggaaaaagaggaggcCAGAATTAAATACAAGGAGTCCAAAGAGACCTTTCAGAGGTTCTTGGAGAACCACGAGAAGATGACATCTACCACCAGATACAA TTTCTTTTGTTCGCATGTAGTGAAGAGTTCAGCGCTGGAAATGATGCAGACaacatttaaatt GAAAGCAGAACAGATGTTTTGTGAGCAAGAGGTGTGGAGCTGTGtaccagagagagacagactggaGATCTATGAAGATGTGTTGTTCTACCTGGCTAAGAAGGAGAAG GAGCAAGCCAAGCAGCTTAGGAAGAGGAACTGGGAGGCtctgaaaaacattttggaCAACATGGCCAATGTCACATACCGCACCACCTGGTCTGAGGCTCAGCAGTACCTGCTAGACAATCCTACATTTGCAGAGGACGAGGAGCTACAAA ATATGGACAAAGAGGACGCTCTCATCTGTTTTGAGGAGCATATCCGGGCgctggagaaggaggaggaggaagagaaacagaagactCTTCTCAGAGAGAGGCGACGACAGCGCAAGAACAGAGAAGCCTTCCAG AAATTTCTGGATGAGCTCCACGACCATGGACAGCTCCACTCCATGTCAGCCTGGATGGAGATGTACCCGACACTGAGCTCAGACATACGCTTTGCCAACATGCTGGGCCAGCCGGGTAAGGCAGCAG GTTCAACTCCTCTGGATCTCTTCAAATTCTATGTGGAAGACTTGAAGGCCCGTTACCACGATGAAAAGAGGATCATTAAAGATATTCTCAAG GACAAAGGCTTTCTGGTGGAAGTCAACACCAGCTTCGAGGACTTTGGATCAGTCATCAGCTCAGACAAGAGGGCCACCACACTGGATGCAGGAAACATAAAACTGGCCTTCAATAGT ctcctggaaaaggcagaagccagagagagagagcgagagaaggaggaggccaggaagatgaagaggaaagaAGCGGCCTTTAAAAACATGCTGAAGCAAGCAACACCACCACTGGAGCCAGAAAATACTTGGGAGGGG GTCAGAGAGAGATTCTTAAAAGAATCCGCCTTTGAAGACGTGACTCTGGAGTCAGAGAGGAAAAGGATATTCAAAGACTTCATGCATGTCTTAGAG CATGAATGCCAACATCACCACTCCAAGACAAAGAAGCACTCGAAGAAGTCCAAGAAGCATCACAGGAAGCGATCTCGCTCCCGATCG GGCTCTGAGTCTGAGGATGAGGAATaccacaagaagaaaaagaggtcACAGTCCAAGTCTCCCTCTGAACGCTCGTCTAGTGGAGAATCTG AGAGAAGCTATAAAAAGTCCAAGAAGCACAAGAAGAAGGGCAAGAAGAGACGTCACAAGTCT GCATCGCCAGACTCCGACAATGACAAGAAGGGAAGAGAGCGCGATGGGAAGCGTGAAAAAGACCTAGAGAAGGATAAAGAGAACGACAAGTCTCGGGGGAAATCACGCTCGGACTCTAAACAGAAGTCTCCTAAAAGGAAAGCGCCAAAGGAGGAG ggcGGCTGGGATACGTCAGGCAGTGAGCTGAGTGAAGGAGAGCTGGAGAAAAGGAGAAGAACTTTACTGGAACAGCTGGATGCACCTTGA
- the prpf40a gene encoding pre-mRNA-processing factor 40 homolog A isoform X4: MSSSEANNGPSQAPPYPGVPPSGIPPPFMGPPGIPPHFPPIGMPPMGQRPPSMTPMPPGIIPPGIMPPMGAPPMGQVSMMPGMMPPMMPGMMMPPRMPAAAVQPTGPPGVDSTAAAPGTASTTNGSPQEDQPKKKSLWTEHKSLDGKTYYYNTETKQSTWEKPEDLKSPAEQMLGKCPWKEYKSDTGKPYYYNSQTKESRWTKPKELEDLEAMIKAEENGTAEAVAPGTTAAPAVQADITATMATVMEAETATAVSEEHLSQAAVHHTAEVKTADAPVVSSESSIATEAAASVEVVKEERPELQKKTYKWNTKEEAKQAFKELLKEKGVSSNSSWEQAMKMIINDPRYSALPKLSEKKQAFNAYKVQTEKEEKEEARIKYKESKETFQRFLENHEKMTSTTRYNFFCSHVVKSSALEMMQTTFKLKAEQMFCEQEVWSCVPERDRLEIYEDVLFYLAKKEKEQAKQLRKRNWEALKNILDNMANVTYRTTWSEAQQYLLDNPTFAEDEELQNMDKEDALICFEEHIRALEKEEEEEKQKTLLRERRRQRKNREAFQKFLDELHDHGQLHSMSAWMEMYPTLSSDIRFANMLGQPGSTPLDLFKFYVEDLKARYHDEKRIIKDILKDKGFLVEVNTSFEDFGSVISSDKRATTLDAGNIKLAFNSLLEKAEAREREREKEEARKMKRKEAAFKNMLKQATPPLEPENTWEGVRERFLKESAFEDVTLESERKRIFKDFMHVLEHECQHHHSKTKKHSKKSKKHHRKRSRSRSGSESEDEEYHKKKKRSQSKSPSERSSSGESERSYKKSKKHKKKGKKRRHKSASPDSDNDKKGRERDGKREKDLEKDKENDKSRGKSRSDSKQKSPKRKAPKEEGGWDTSGSELSEGELEKRRRTLLEQLDAP, encoded by the exons ATG TCTTCATCGGAGGCAAATAATGGCCCGAGCCAAGCGCCACCTTATCCAGGTGTACCGCCCTCAGGGATACCTCCCCCATTT ATGGGACCACCAGGAATACCGCCTCATTTCCCTCCCATTGGAATGCCCCCTATGGGACAGCGACCGCCCAGCATGACTCCCATGCCTCCTGGTATTATTCCTCCAGGTATAATGCCACCAATGGGGGCACCGCCAATGGGACAGGTGAGCATG ATGCCAGGCATGATGCCACCTATGATGCCAGGGATGATGATGCCCCCTCGTATGCCAGCTGCGGCTGTACAACCAACGGGACCG CCTGGTGTTGACTCCACAG CTGCTGCACCTGGAACAGCT AGCACCACAAATGGATCTCCACAGGAAGACCAGCCAAAAAAG AAGTCCCTGTGGACAGAACACAAATCACTGGATGGGAAGACCTATTATTACAATACAGAGACGAAGCAGTCCACATGGGAGAAACCAGAGGACCTCAAATCTCCTGCAGAG CAAATGCTGGGTAAATGTCCCTGGAAGGAGTATAAGTCAGACACAGGAAAGCCTTATTATTACAACTCTCAGACGAAGGAGTCCAGATGGACCAAACCCAAAGAGCTGGAGGATCTGGAAG CTATGATCAAAGCAGAGGAAAATGG AACGGCAGAGGCAGTGGCTCCAGgcaccacagcagctccagcagtgcAAGCAGATATTACAGCCACTATGGCAACCGTAATGGAGGCGGAAACTGCAACAGCAGTCTCAGAGGAACACCTGTCTCAGGCGGCCGTGCATCACACAGCTGAGGTCAAGACTGCAGATGCACCTGTGGTGTCCTCAGAGAGCTCCATCGCCACTGAGGCCGCAGCCAG TGTTGAAGTCGTAAAGGAAGAACGACCAGAACTTCAGAAGAAAACTTACAAGTGGAACACGAAAGAAGAGGCCAAGCAGGCCTTCAAAGAGCTGCTGAAGGAGAAG GGTGTGTCCTCAAACTCCTCTTGGGAACAGGCTATGAAAATGATTATCAATGATCCTCGCTACAG TGCTCTTCCCAAACTGAGTGAGAAGAAACAGGCGTTCAATGCTTACAAGGTCCAAAcggagaaagaggaaaaagaggaggcCAGAATTAAATACAAGGAGTCCAAAGAGACCTTTCAGAGGTTCTTGGAGAACCACGAGAAGATGACATCTACCACCAGATACAA TTTCTTTTGTTCGCATGTAGTGAAGAGTTCAGCGCTGGAAATGATGCAGACaacatttaaatt GAAAGCAGAACAGATGTTTTGTGAGCAAGAGGTGTGGAGCTGTGtaccagagagagacagactggaGATCTATGAAGATGTGTTGTTCTACCTGGCTAAGAAGGAGAAG GAGCAAGCCAAGCAGCTTAGGAAGAGGAACTGGGAGGCtctgaaaaacattttggaCAACATGGCCAATGTCACATACCGCACCACCTGGTCTGAGGCTCAGCAGTACCTGCTAGACAATCCTACATTTGCAGAGGACGAGGAGCTACAAA ATATGGACAAAGAGGACGCTCTCATCTGTTTTGAGGAGCATATCCGGGCgctggagaaggaggaggaggaagagaaacagaagactCTTCTCAGAGAGAGGCGACGACAGCGCAAGAACAGAGAAGCCTTCCAG AAATTTCTGGATGAGCTCCACGACCATGGACAGCTCCACTCCATGTCAGCCTGGATGGAGATGTACCCGACACTGAGCTCAGACATACGCTTTGCCAACATGCTGGGCCAGCCGG GTTCAACTCCTCTGGATCTCTTCAAATTCTATGTGGAAGACTTGAAGGCCCGTTACCACGATGAAAAGAGGATCATTAAAGATATTCTCAAG GACAAAGGCTTTCTGGTGGAAGTCAACACCAGCTTCGAGGACTTTGGATCAGTCATCAGCTCAGACAAGAGGGCCACCACACTGGATGCAGGAAACATAAAACTGGCCTTCAATAGT ctcctggaaaaggcagaagccagagagagagagcgagagaaggaggaggccaggaagatgaagaggaaagaAGCGGCCTTTAAAAACATGCTGAAGCAAGCAACACCACCACTGGAGCCAGAAAATACTTGGGAGGGG GTCAGAGAGAGATTCTTAAAAGAATCCGCCTTTGAAGACGTGACTCTGGAGTCAGAGAGGAAAAGGATATTCAAAGACTTCATGCATGTCTTAGAG CATGAATGCCAACATCACCACTCCAAGACAAAGAAGCACTCGAAGAAGTCCAAGAAGCATCACAGGAAGCGATCTCGCTCCCGATCG GGCTCTGAGTCTGAGGATGAGGAATaccacaagaagaaaaagaggtcACAGTCCAAGTCTCCCTCTGAACGCTCGTCTAGTGGAGAATCTG AGAGAAGCTATAAAAAGTCCAAGAAGCACAAGAAGAAGGGCAAGAAGAGACGTCACAAGTCT GCATCGCCAGACTCCGACAATGACAAGAAGGGAAGAGAGCGCGATGGGAAGCGTGAAAAAGACCTAGAGAAGGATAAAGAGAACGACAAGTCTCGGGGGAAATCACGCTCGGACTCTAAACAGAAGTCTCCTAAAAGGAAAGCGCCAAAGGAGGAG ggcGGCTGGGATACGTCAGGCAGTGAGCTGAGTGAAGGAGAGCTGGAGAAAAGGAGAAGAACTTTACTGGAACAGCTGGATGCACCTTGA